Proteins found in one Chaetodon auriga isolate fChaAug3 chromosome 12, fChaAug3.hap1, whole genome shotgun sequence genomic segment:
- the bfsp2 gene encoding phakinin, with product MPLPRRRSSFLGQPSTERPAPASCGRIGSAGTAAPRGVFVGSAPPMGGASCLGTRVSRRALGISSVFLQGMRSSAAPVLPRAGERAAGHGAAAAGLNSCLMEYRDKVRALEQLNQQLEEQIRLCLDRKASSAGAWGPLRRDWEDVYRQVSEAILDNARLMLQTENVQANAEDFKDRYENEQPFRKAVEEEISSLYKVIDDANLTKAELEEQMENMRADLRNLEHNHEQDVRVLYSQMAGREVDEPDAPIETSLDQILAYIRSHWEKVTERNRAETDSYLECKEAQCVSSRLSPEEEQVEALKAECNETGCKIQSLQAETESIRALKRGLENSLGDARHWHDMELQNLGSVVAKLEAELADVRGEIEQQRRDYDTLLSNKQRLEQEIGMYHGILDGEESRFQPAETPCPGLHSEPEGAAIASAAPDSRINTPGPPGTPGQ from the exons ATGCCTCTGCCCCGACGCCGCTCTTCTTTCCTGGGACAGCCGTCCACAGAGCGCCCGGCCCCCGCCTCCTGCGGGCGGATCGGCTCGGCCGGCACCGCCGCCCCCCGCGGCGTGTTCGTGGGCTCGGCCCCCCCAATGGGCGGGGCCTCCTGCCTGGGGACGCGGGTGTCCCGGCGGGCTCTGGGCATCAGCAGCGTGTTCCTGCAGGGGATGAGGAGCAGCGCGGCACCAGTGCTTCCCCGGGCAGGGGAGCGGGCGGCGGGTCACGGCGCGGCGGCGGCAGGGCTGAACAGCTGCCTGATGGAGTacagagacaaagtgagagCGTTGGAACAGCTGaaccagcagctggaggagcagatcCGACTCTGTCTGGACCGCAAAGCATCCAGCGCCGGAGCCTGGGGCCCCCTCAGGAGGGACTGGGAGGACGTctacagacag gtCAGTGAAGCAATCCTGGACAACGCTCGGCTGATGCTGCAGACTGAGAACGTTCAGGCCAACGCTGAGGACTTCAAggacag GTACGAGAATGAGCAGCCATTCAGGAaggcggtggaggaggagatcagCTCTCTGTACAAAGTGATCGATGACGCCAACCTGACGAAGGCGGAGCTCGAGGAGCAGATGGAGAACATGAGGGCGGACCTACGAAACCTGGAGCACAACCACGAGCAG GACGTGCGAGTCCTCTACAGTCAGATGGCAGGACGTGAGGTGGATGAACCCGATGCTCCCATAGAAACCAGTCTGGACCAGATCCTGGCCTACATCAGGAGCCACTGGGAGAAGGTGACGGAGAGGAACCGAGCCGAGACCGACAGCTACCTGGAGTGCAAG GAGGCGCAGTGTGTGAGCAGTAGACTGAGtcctgaggaggagcaggtggaggcgCTGAAGGCTGAGTGTAATGAGACCGGCTGTAAGATCCAGAGTCTGCAGGCCGAGACCGAGTCCATCAGAGCGCTG AAACGAGGTCTGGAGAACTCCCTGGGCGACGCCCGGCACTGGCACGATATGGAGCTGCAGAACCTGGGCTCGGTGGTGGCCAAGCTGGAGGCGGAGCTGGCTGACGTACGCGGCGAGATCGAACAGCAGCGCCGCGACTACGACACGCTGCTGAGCAACAAGCAGCGTCTGGAGCAGGAGATCGGCATGTACCACGGCATCCTGGACGGAGAGGAGAGCCGCTTCCAGCCTGCCGAGACGCC GTGTCCAGGTCTGCATTCAGAACCCGAGGGAGCTGCCATTGCTTCTGCTGCTCCAGACTCCAGGATCAACACTCCAGGACCTCCAGGAACACCAGGACAGTGA